In Dermacentor variabilis isolate Ectoservices chromosome 1, ASM5094787v1, whole genome shotgun sequence, the genomic stretch ttGTGTAGCAGTGAAACAGCACCCAAATTCCCATTGGctacgacgccacgtcacgtccGTGTCTCGAAAGAGCAGAGCTGGAGATAGGGAAcatctgctgctgcgctggcgTGCCAGGGGTTGcgggaggggagagggcatcgccgtgaTGCCACGTGACCCTCGCTCTCGCACTCGGAAGCCTGTGATATCTGCGTGTTCCttctccgcgcaagctctcgGCTGCATTCTAACTTGGCTTTGACAAACGCTATAatgaaattaatgtataaaaatcACGGAATGAATTCGAAAGGAGAAGCGTCGTACAGAGCTTCGAACCTACGACCCTGCGCTGAGAAgtcgagtgtcttacccactcgGCTAAATTAGCGCCTCCTCGATAGCCGCGTTGTGTGCTTCATGACATCGTGCTAcctggaccgaaatttccattaccaagcccggcgtgacgaaagcggtgacgtcaaaattaccgcggcttactcgggagcgttgccactagattctatggcagtcaggcaaggtagcatgacgtcacggatcgaagtgcaccggccttgggCTACCTAGGTGGCGtttgccaagcgtctcaaagcgctcgcttgcccgcgaggagttcataactggaaggaccgctcagtggcgttTCATTGGAcgctaatgctttcgcattcacaactcataagaattgcttaggtgtccttggatTTATTTTGTAAGCTCGGAACCTACTCTCCATATTCACGAACGATAGGCCATTCAGCATCAAGTCCTTTATTGCAGAGGCATGTGCGTAAGAACGCATGGGTGCGAAAGATGTTTCAAAcgaagaggtttgaaacatacccaataaggaaaagtggtggtaaattCGCTAAGAAAGACGTTAGCCTTTATTAATAAACATACATGAAATTGCCCGATTGCATAATACAAACAGAAGAACCCTTGCGCAATAGCTCGTTTTTACTTTGTCAGCTTAGGTTTACTTCAATTGATACTGTCCCTACAGTTACGAATCTTACACTTTGTGTAATGTTGTAACATGCTGCTATCGCATTTATTGCTTCGCCCGTGCGgcgaaactgatttttttttgctaacaCTGCAATTTGATCTGAGTGCAGGTAATATACATCCGTTTAAGATATCTGTTCAAGTGACAAAGCTTTTTAAGagccattttttttaaaaagctgAGTTTACTAAATGTTATGCTTTAGGAATTCCTTGCGTGGTGCACCGTATTTCATGCTTTTGCTTTCAAACGAGTCGTGGGAAGTGATAGCACACCATGCGTTACTTACTGCGACAGTCTTTTTGAAACGTTTGTTGGAGCCAGCCTATTTTTAATAGTCACTGTTTGTTTAAGAGACGAGCAGTAGCTGGCATCACTCCTGATGTCAACCTTCATACACACGTATTTCATAATAGTAATATTGATTAAGAAAAGCACCATGGCACATTGATGCTATAAAAAGTCAGTGCACAGCCAACTTTAACGATACAGGTGACCTTGCAGTGACTTGACGGAGACCTCTAACTGCTACGCCGGCTTGACTCGTTGTTCAGAAAACTTGAGGGCAAACTTCACCCGCAGAGAGAACGGTTACCGAGCGTTGCGAGCCCTGGTGTGCGACACGTCGACATTGCAAGGTGAGACCAAACTTTCTTCAAAGATATTTTAGGTAGTGGCAGTCATTTCTGCGGTCGTGAATTCTGGTGATACCGACGCTCGCTATTTGGAGTCGGGTGCGGAGTAGTTGTTCTTATTCATTGCGGTGGGCGGCTGGCTACCCGGGTAAATAACTTACCAAATCTTGAAACCACTGCTTCGCAACATTGATGGTCACCGGTACCCTTCACTGGTACTGACTTTAGTAACTCATACTCATgcatatggatagaattgaacatgctctccggaacggaggaaccctaaaagcagtgaagaagaaactaggaataggcaagaatcagatgtatgcgttaagacaaagccggcaatatcatcactaatatggatgagatagttcaagtggctgaggagttctatagagatttgtacagtactagtggcacccacgacgataatggaaaagagaatagtctggaggaatttgaaatcccacaagtaacgccggaagaagttaagaaagctttgggagctatgcaaagggggaaggcagctagggaggatcaggtaacagcagatttgttgaaggatggtgggcagattgttctagagaaactggccaccctgtatacgcaatgcctcatgaccttgagcgtaccggaatcttggaagaacactaacataatcctaatccataagaaaggggacgtcaaagacttgaaaaattatagaccgatcagcttactgtccgttgcctacaaagtatttactaaggtaatcgcaaatagaatcaggaacaccttatacttctgtcaaccaaaggaccaggcaggtttccgtaaaggctactctacaatagaccatatgcacactatcaatcaggtgatagagaaatgtgcggaatataaccaacccttatatacagctttcattgactacgagaaagcgtttgatacagtcgaaacctcagcagtcatggaggcattacagaatcagggtgtagacgagcctgtGATGCTCAGGAGCTGTGGGTAGTTCAAGAACGCCCAACTGCTGACTTGCACGACCGAGACGCGAATAGGCGCACATTCGCTGCAGGCTGAACGGGGCCCGTCGTTACCCGGTGGCACTCGGAagaaatgataatgatgatgatgatgatgatgatgatgatgatgatgatgatgaagcctcaattaatggcacaaacccactatgggggataggccacgaatcgcgTGGCAatatgatagaaaaaaaaaataaaataaattagttcataaataaataacacaaaaaagtAAAGCAAATGTATAacccaagatgaaaaataaaatgtaaatgcatgagacaaagtagtgatcaatactatagtaagccttgcgttcataggaatactaaaaaaagaaaaaagaattgttACTGAAATGCATAATATAAAGGAGATACGTAAACATGAATAAGTTAACTTTTGAATAATAGTACTAGTAACAtttaaactgtgaatttgtgccTTTACTTTCTCAATTTTCTAAActgaagtagaagtaaatcaattatggaaactaagaactattaacaaggcattcttcttgtgccacatagaaaattataaatggctaggcaagCGCTGCTGTGGCTGTATCCCAATACCGTTGCGCCAAGGGAGAGTATAATAGTACTGCTTAGaggcaatcctaaattttgaagcggaatttctagaCATGGTTTTCGATGAGTAGAAAACCGCCGACATGAAAATAAAATATGATCTATGGATTCCGGCTCATTGTTGAGGTAGCACAGAGGGGATGCCGCCAGACcgcatctgtgcaagtaaaaattaagtgttggaatacggcaacgggAGCAGCCGAGtaaatgaaacttcgaatttctggttaggacaccattgccggttccaagaataatttaggtACAAAAAATCTGTAGATTTTGCTAACGACAGGGCTTTTTTGTCTTCGCTCTGTCTTCGATCCAGTGatgtgcgcagttgccggcagcacagatattACATGACCTGTTAAAGAAACTCGTGCTAAAGCTTCGGCTATTTCATTAttatgaatgtctcggtggcctgggACGCCTACCAGTGAGGCGGAGCTAATGCATAAAACGTGTTCAATGCTGTCGTctttgtagacgcagtaagtgcgctGTATACCGATGGAGAATCTGTGGCGATAAAAACTACTGTAGTTTGAAGGGGTAATTTCtgcaaggcaagaactattgccagaagttcggcatgaaaaATTCATGcgtaatctggtaggcgaagtgaaaaaggcCAATGGAGGGGTGGCGTACCCACGcttgccttctcttcacacgaagaagcGTCAGTCGCTACTACATTTATTTTGAAACGGGCCAAATATTCTTGTAACCTGTCATGCAAATGTGTTGTGGGCAGAAATTTCACACTGTTTGTAAAAAGcctgcaaattcaattttgagtGAGCCTGGAGACCTATCAAGCGGAATTATTTCTTTAAGgcgaacatttaaaggtgctaattgtgcttgcacaaatacaacctgtTTGGTATGCAACCGTCACCACGCGTTCTCAAATAATGAATTTTATTCACGAATAAATGCAAATCtaggggcttttgctccttgaatatattacTGTGCCTAGGAACTActgaggaggtttcttagcgcgtgttatATACCTTTGTCCCTAGGCGTTGCGGCactgcggagtggggtcgagcttgtttacgctcggacgctggctgccggcgctgtGAAATAGGTGAAGCAATGGGCACTGACGCCCCACTTGGCGACCGCTGTGTAGGGCAGACTGTTTCGCACCTGCgccgctcgtgctaagtcagtcgtgccgcaccatagctttctcgcgccttacggcgatgtaccttggaAATAACGCGacagatgtttccgtgggagcagtagggaccgtagtagGTGCCGGGCGGCATATATTGAAGATGTAGAAGTCAGAGTGACTTAGCAATTGGCCTCGTTGGAACGCAAGTGGCTCAAAGGCAACCGGCGACgctcgacgcccctgcaaccgctatgagaatacgtcgTGGTATACCCTAACTCCTCTTACGCTAACCTagcctaacgttaacctaacctaacattaACCTAAACAAACGTGGCCGAAACGAAAagacaataatcctcacggcATAACCactgtgagaatacgccgcgccaccctaacgCCCTTTATCCTAACGCAACCTAACCTAAGGTAACCTAAACCTAGCCTAAACCTAAGCTAACGCGGGCGAGACGCcaagccaataatcctcacgaCATAACATCAGGCGGTGGCGTTCAACCGCGCTTGCTAAGGCGCTCTGTGTTTgtttcactcaaaggggaccactaAAAAATGCTCCCGAAAAGTCGCGGACAGAAGCATACGAAAAACCTGCCTAGAGCGAAATTATTGCACCAGGAGAGCAGGCCGGGCCTCTTctacggcccctactgctcccgCAGGAAAATCAGTGACGTTTTTTTGAAGGTAGAGTGCTGTAAGGGGCAAGAAAGgtttaatccggcatgactgactcagcaccagcgccgcaggcgcgagaaagtacgtccgacgtaccttcacACACAGCGATTACCAAAtagggcgtccgtgcccactacctcaccgcacgggcagccagtgtcggagcgtaaacaaactcgactccactccgcaatgccggcatgcctaggtgaccaacgcatacaacacgcgctaagaaacctccgcCTTAGTGCCTAGGcggagtcatatattcaaggagcagaaGTCCCCAAATTTTCTCTTTCGCGCCCTCTCCTACtagcgcctgcgcacaaacggctggcgatccctcaaatgaacgtctcgtttgTAGAAGGAACTGGAGTACAGCgtaggccgtgtttgattgccaaaaACTCCGCTCCTGCTGAaagcattgaagtactttttgcccaaagtatttctgaaatggcctattttaacttcaaatgtctttctccacttcgataaaaagtagttcagggcccctttaaaaatgTCCGGATTCGTCAGCTCACCAGTCCATCCATGGGCACCTGTctagaaggggaaaaaaaaaaaattccccacGGGAAAGCAGTCGCTGCGGGAGCTGGACGCTCGCTTAATCGCTTACAAATGGTTGCGGGGGCGAAAGGCGTCATTTTTTTCGTAGAGGACGTCCCCAAGAGACACGTGTTATCGtaatcacgtgacctccaacattgcGCGCCCATCAAGCCATCGTCCTTCcgggctcaccgtcgcacgctttccctcacaCTAATAGCAAACGGTGGTCAGGGCGTGATAGGATTTTACCGTACCTGTACATTATACGAAGCCTcaaagcgacgacgacgacgcaaatTCGCCTGGATTGTTTATATAATTGATGTCGAAACAAAACTGGAAAGACCACTTTTAAACTGAAATGGTGTCTTCGTAGCAAGGTCAGGCCGGCGATGCTCTGAATTTTCGTGTCTTTCCAACTACGCTGGGTGATGATTACCACAAGGTCCACTCCACGTGATCGCAATGGTGGTaagcgtgctatttttttttttatacaaaatATATAGTTGGGCAAAATGAAGACTCAAAGCTTGATAATTCCTCTTCCATTTCTACTGCAAGCAAACTGTTAATGCCCATTCTGAATTTATTTTTGCTGCATAATTATGGCTACTTCTGCCGGCTTTTCCCTGACACAGCGTCTACTTTTGTGAGCGTCGACCATCGTTGAGCTGTCTGCTCTTGCCGCGATGTATTGTCGGCGTAAAGGGCAGCATATTGCAGAAGAGAGCGGCGGCGGCTTGTGTGCCGGCATGCTGTGGATGAGACTGTTTTGTTGCAGCAACGACGTCAGtaaacgactttttttttttttttgtctggaaaACTATCGAGAAGTTCGTACCTCGCCGCGTATGCCGGACGAACTCAGCCATAAGGGCAAATATATAGAAGCCACTTCGTGTGGCTTCTCCCGGTAATGCTAAACGCCAGGAAAGAAGTTCTTGCGAATTAGAAAGGACGAAAGGTGCGGTATCTTATTCGCATTAGAGTTTACTTATCGTGCATGAGAGAGTCATTAGCCTGATGAAGTATCAGGAGAGGAACACAACGAAGGTAGACCAGTTCGAGCTGCCTTTGCTACACAAGTGGAGTTATCGGTTTCTATAACCGAAGGCAACGACTATAAAGCCAGGTAATGCAGCGGAATCGTGGCTTCCGTGACAAAGCGTACGTGGCATGCAGTACTCATCTGAGTGTTGCTCGGGCGCTCACGCACGGTGTGGACGACAGGCTGTCAGGCGAGAAAGATGGAGATCATACATCAGAACGCGGAGTTAAAGACGCGCTTTTTCTCACTTCTGAGGCCGATGAGCGGCACAGTGACACCTATGGAAGTTCGCAGGAACCTGCGAAGCAAGGTTCCTGCGAACTTCCATATTGGCCGTGCACTAACAGTGCACTAAGAAATGCACTCAGTGCACTCAGTGCACCCTTTGTCTCTCtctcctagagagagagagagagatagaaaggggaaggaaagacagggaggttagccagtgtaaataccggctggctaccctgtgctggggaaagggataaagggaataaaaggagaaggaagagagagaaaaaaaactagaaaatacTTTCAGAACCCAGGCGACTCTGCGGCCTGTCGGCTTGTGAGGAATGACGTAGAACGTGACGTTGCTTTAACCAAAAGACGAGAAGCCACGCTTCGCTTACTCTTACAGTCATCTTCCTTGAGTTTCGCACAATATTTTGCTATAGTCTATATAGAGTTATATAGCAGAATAGCTTGCATGCAATGACAACAAGGGAATAATAAATATGTAACGACAAAAGAATTCAAAACATGGATTGATATAAATGCTACTGAATATACAAATGGTAcaaaatttaaatatattttgaTGCACACCGAAGGAACTTGATTATGTGCTAAGACGTGTACTTACAATTTTGCGCAGTTATGTCATCATAAAAAAAGCAGGTTCAAGGACCTATTACAAAGAAACATTGAGCAAAGAGTACGAGGAGGTAGGAGGAAACTCGGATAAATTTCACATCGCAGAAATCAGTGTAAATAAATCAGTGCAAAGGCTTCAAAGAATTCATATGATCAAGTTGAGGCAGTCATAATAATATGCTGAAACATCGCGCCGGTGTTAACGTCATTATATAATGTTGGCATTTTCTGCGCTTGGTTTCAAGTGCTCTGTGGAGGTGCCCTCAAGGCCATAAGAAAAAGCGGCATAGAATACGCACGTGGTGTCATTTGTGATGATGCTAATGCCAGTTTCGGGGTAATTTTGTCCTTAGGTTACGTCATGACTAGAAACTGCACAAACGTCGAGGAGTTCAAGGCATGCGCTGCTGAATACAAGAAACTCTTTAATGCAACGTATGATGACCCTTATTCTCCCGAATTACCATGTAGGTGAGTGTGCCATATGGCTGCAGACTTTTCATACTTCAGCTTGAGTAACTACAGTTAAAGCTCGATataacgaaacccgattttacgaagttcccaatcTAACAAAGAAATTTACATTCCCCGGCGGGTACCCATCGGGTTTGATGTTATCATCAACCCGAAGTAACGAAACAAACTTGACCGAACTCGATTTAGCGaactttttcctgaaataaatgagtaaaaaaagcgGTCATTTCTGATTTTTTTACACAGACGGGTTGTTCTTCGAGCGCGCGCTCTAAAACTATCGCGTTAGAACATCTAGACGCCATGGTCCcgtccctagctttattttgacgaggctgcacacCGCGCCCAAGCACGGAACAGCCGACTCAGCATCGCC encodes the following:
- the LOC142576335 gene encoding uncharacterized protein LOC142576335 isoform X2 yields the protein MLPSMCSQLILASALSAVLISRMIAAQVEDLPPFEELKGCSTYEIFSCYQQYTRLLSWVTLVENNEGRSDAEAYRKACSDLTETSNCYAGLTRCSENLRANFTRRENGYRALRALVCDTSTLQGYVMTRNCTNVEEFKACAAEYKKLFNATYDDPYSPELPS